Proteins co-encoded in one Arthrobacter globiformis genomic window:
- a CDS encoding dihydrofolate reductase family protein, with protein sequence MPEILFEHIFEYKTPAGINPDEGTRQRQSAPLLVLSPPVPKLVVSRTLTQAAWNTTMIHDVVPEQIAELKAQPGGDIALSGGNLASTFMRHGVTDEFRVLVHPMVLGRGRPLFEDPDNGMSLKLEGTRSFGNGVVLLHYASDGG encoded by the coding sequence ATGCCGGAAATACTATTCGAACATATATTCGAATACAAGACACCTGCCGGGATTAATCCTGACGAAGGGACACGACAACGGCAGTCCGCACCACTTCTTGTCCTGTCCCCGCCGGTTCCCAAGCTCGTGGTTTCGCGCACCCTCACGCAGGCCGCCTGGAACACGACCATGATTCACGACGTCGTGCCTGAACAAATCGCCGAACTGAAGGCCCAGCCCGGGGGTGACATCGCCCTTAGCGGCGGCAATTTGGCCTCCACCTTCATGCGGCACGGAGTGACTGACGAGTTCCGGGTTCTCGTCCATCCAATGGTTCTGGGGCGCGGCCGGCCGCTGTTCGAAGACCCCGATAACGGGATGAGTCTCAAGCTTGAGGGGACGCGGTCGTTCGGCAACGGTGTTGTTTTGCTCCATTACGCGAGCGACGGTGGCTAA